From one Halothece sp. PCC 7418 genomic stretch:
- a CDS encoding AarF/ABC1/UbiB kinase family protein, translated as MQKQTRPRYDAERIAQEYRQSPFLVMRRLLVLVWVLGGFFLRLKLDQWRKVEEKNKYKRARELRELLTHLGPTYIKVGQALSTRPDLVRKDFLEELTKLQDQLPPFDSAIAFQIIEQELQRPIKQVYREISPQPIAAASLGQVYRAVLYSGEEVAVKVQRPNLEPILTLDLYIMRWGLSKIKSFLPLNLGHDLTLIIDEFGTKLFEEIDYINEGQNAEKFALNFQNESSVKVPKIYWDYTSYCVLTLEWINGFKLTDTSKIQAANLEENDLVEIGVVAGLRQLLEHGFFHADPHPGNLFAMPDGRMAYIDFGMMDQLEEQTKETIASSVVHLLNKDYERLAEDFIFLGFLAPDTEIEPILPALEQVLGNAMGESVKNFNFKTITDQFSELMYEYPFRVPAKFALIIRSLITQEGLALTLDPDFKIVEVAYPYVAQRLLRGESPEMRRRLIEVLFKDGKFQWQRLENMIAIARTNDENFDLLPTARLGLQYLLSEEGNYLRRQLLLALTEDEQLQTEQVQRLWNLVKEDLKPAKLFDVALSSLRELSLEEVAALKAIRP; from the coding sequence ATGCAAAAACAAACCAGACCGCGTTACGACGCAGAAAGGATCGCGCAAGAATACCGTCAATCTCCTTTTCTGGTTATGCGACGACTTTTAGTCCTTGTTTGGGTTTTAGGCGGGTTTTTCCTTCGTTTAAAGCTGGATCAATGGCGCAAGGTTGAAGAAAAAAATAAGTATAAACGAGCGCGAGAGTTACGAGAATTATTAACCCATCTCGGTCCGACTTATATTAAAGTGGGACAGGCGTTATCCACTCGTCCTGATTTGGTACGGAAAGACTTTCTTGAAGAGTTAACCAAGTTACAAGATCAGCTTCCTCCTTTTGATAGCGCGATCGCGTTCCAAATTATTGAACAAGAGTTACAACGTCCCATTAAACAGGTCTATCGGGAAATTTCCCCGCAACCGATTGCTGCTGCTAGTCTAGGACAAGTTTATCGGGCTGTCCTCTATTCTGGGGAAGAAGTAGCGGTGAAAGTGCAACGTCCGAATTTAGAGCCGATTCTCACCCTTGATTTATACATCATGCGTTGGGGCTTGAGTAAAATTAAATCCTTCCTCCCTCTTAATTTAGGACATGATTTAACTTTAATTATAGATGAGTTTGGAACAAAATTATTTGAAGAAATTGATTATATTAACGAAGGGCAAAATGCTGAGAAATTTGCCCTAAATTTTCAAAATGAATCTAGTGTTAAAGTTCCTAAAATTTATTGGGACTATACCAGCTATTGTGTTCTCACCTTGGAATGGATTAATGGGTTTAAATTAACCGATACCAGTAAAATTCAAGCAGCTAATTTAGAAGAAAATGATTTAGTAGAAATCGGCGTTGTCGCGGGACTCAGACAATTATTAGAACACGGTTTCTTCCACGCCGATCCTCACCCTGGAAACTTATTTGCGATGCCAGATGGACGCATGGCTTATATTGATTTTGGCATGATGGATCAGTTAGAAGAGCAAACCAAAGAAACCATCGCCAGTTCCGTTGTTCACTTGTTAAATAAAGATTATGAACGCCTAGCGGAAGATTTTATCTTTTTAGGTTTTCTTGCTCCTGATACAGAAATTGAACCCATTTTACCTGCTTTAGAACAGGTTTTAGGGAATGCAATGGGGGAAAGTGTTAAAAACTTTAATTTCAAAACGATTACCGATCAATTCTCGGAATTAATGTATGAATATCCGTTCCGAGTTCCTGCCAAGTTTGCTTTAATTATTCGCTCTTTAATTACTCAAGAAGGACTCGCATTAACCCTTGATCCAGACTTTAAAATTGTAGAGGTTGCTTATCCTTATGTTGCTCAACGCCTGCTGCGAGGAGAGTCTCCAGAAATGCGTCGGCGGTTAATTGAAGTCTTATTTAAAGATGGGAAATTCCAATGGCAACGGTTAGAAAATATGATCGCGATCGCGCGAACCAATGATGAAAATTTCGACTTACTCCCTACCGCCCGTTTAGGCTTACAATATCTGCTTTCTGAGGAAGGAAACTATCTACGCAGACAACTGTTACTCGCCTTAACTGAAGATGAACAACTGCAAACTGAACAAGTGCAACGGCTTTGGAATTTAGTGAAAGAAGATCTAAAACCTGCTAAATTATTTGATGTTGCTTTAAGTAGTTTGCGAGAACTCTCACTGGAAGAAGTCGCAGCCCTGAAAGCGATTCGTCCTTGA
- a CDS encoding thioredoxin family protein, translating into MVKTASTMLDLGTKAPDFSLPDTVSGKTISLDTFAEKKGLLVMFICQHCPFVKHIQSELARIGKDYMEQGLGIIAISANSVETHPDDAPENLKAMAEAEGFNFPFCYDETQEVAKAYTAACTPDFFLFDSDRALVYRGQLDDSRPGNDKPVNGKDLRAAIEKVLADEPISPEQQPSIGCNIKWKPGNEPPYFQS; encoded by the coding sequence ATGGTTAAAACAGCTTCAACCATGTTGGACTTGGGGACAAAAGCCCCAGACTTTAGCTTACCCGATACAGTTTCTGGAAAAACGATTTCTCTGGATACCTTTGCCGAGAAAAAAGGCTTGTTGGTGATGTTTATTTGTCAGCATTGTCCTTTTGTCAAGCATATTCAGTCTGAGTTAGCCCGTATCGGTAAGGATTATATGGAACAAGGACTGGGTATTATTGCCATTAGTGCGAATAGTGTTGAAACCCATCCTGATGATGCACCAGAAAACCTAAAAGCAATGGCGGAAGCAGAGGGATTTAATTTTCCCTTCTGTTATGACGAAACCCAAGAAGTCGCTAAGGCTTATACCGCAGCTTGTACTCCAGACTTTTTCCTGTTTGACAGCGATCGCGCACTCGTTTATCGCGGACAGCTTGACGACAGTCGTCCTGGTAATGATAAACCCGTTAACGGCAAAGATCTACGGGCTGCGATTGAAAAAGTTTTGGCAGATGAACCGATAAGCCCAGAACAACAGCCTAGTATCGGCTGCAATATCAAATGGAAACCAGGGAATGAACCCCCCTATTTTCAAAGCTAA